From a single Planctellipticum variicoloris genomic region:
- the mutY gene encoding A/G-specific adenine glycosylase translates to MLKWHAQHGRELPWRNQRDAYLVWISEIMLQQTTVVAVKPYFDRFLQRFPSVRELAAADESDVLRLWEGLGYYSRARNLHRAAQVVVEQFGGEFPSEPAVLESLPGVGRYTAGAIASFAYNRRAPIVEANTLRLYCRLLGYDGDPRSTAGQRVLWEFAEKILPATGAGEFNQALTDLGATVCTPSQPDCDHCPAKTCCVAAAEGRQHELPRPAKRPEITSVTEAYVAVCHEGKYLLRQRTAEERWAGLWDFLRYPLEDHAATFALQGLVRDQTGLQIELGPQVAEFQHSVTRYRITLKCHVARRTGGRLTVRETPAEWVAAERFGEYPLSVTGRKLAGVLGAVGS, encoded by the coding sequence TTGCTCAAGTGGCACGCACAGCATGGACGCGAGCTGCCGTGGCGGAATCAGCGGGATGCCTATCTCGTCTGGATCAGCGAGATCATGCTGCAGCAGACGACCGTCGTGGCGGTGAAACCGTACTTCGACCGGTTTCTGCAGCGGTTTCCGTCGGTCCGGGAGCTGGCGGCGGCTGACGAGAGCGACGTGCTGCGGTTGTGGGAGGGGCTGGGCTATTACAGCCGGGCGCGGAACCTGCATCGGGCCGCTCAGGTCGTCGTCGAGCAATTCGGCGGAGAGTTTCCGTCGGAACCTGCGGTCCTGGAATCGCTGCCGGGGGTCGGGAGGTACACCGCCGGGGCGATTGCATCGTTCGCCTACAACCGGCGGGCGCCCATCGTCGAAGCGAACACGCTGCGGTTGTACTGCCGGCTGCTCGGCTACGACGGCGATCCGCGGTCGACGGCCGGGCAGCGGGTGCTGTGGGAATTCGCCGAAAAGATCCTGCCGGCGACCGGGGCGGGGGAGTTCAACCAGGCGCTGACCGACTTGGGGGCGACCGTCTGCACGCCGTCGCAGCCCGACTGCGACCACTGTCCCGCGAAGACGTGTTGCGTCGCCGCGGCGGAAGGCCGCCAGCACGAACTTCCGCGACCGGCGAAGCGGCCGGAGATCACGTCGGTCACCGAGGCGTATGTGGCGGTCTGCCACGAGGGAAAATATCTGCTGCGGCAGCGGACCGCCGAGGAGCGCTGGGCGGGGCTGTGGGATTTCCTGCGCTATCCGCTGGAGGATCATGCGGCGACGTTCGCGTTGCAGGGTCTCGTGCGCGATCAGACCGGGCTGCAGATTGAACTGGGACCGCAGGTGGCGGAATTCCAGCACAGCGTGACGCGATACCGGATTACGCTGAAATGCCACGTCGCCCGGCGGACCGGCGGACGGCTGACGGTCCGGGAAACGCCCGCGGAATGGGTGGCCGCCGAGCGGTTCGGGGAGTATCCGTTGTCGGTGACGGGGCGGAAGCTGGCGGGAGTTCTCGGGGCCGTTGGGAGTTGA
- a CDS encoding DUF1501 domain-containing protein encodes MFDQSLPSRRQFLAHNAMGVGSVALAWLLQQENLLAKPPIVTEKEVHRDLLPRSPHYAPQAQAMISLFMHGGPAHMDLTDPKPELTKHDGQDYTGEVAYSFVNRASKKLLGSPFKFQKHGECGTELSELLPHLGEIVDDICLIRSMHTGHNGHEVSIRYFHSGIPAVLGRPTLGAWLTYALGSETRDLPAYMVLVDPGGHPVDGTHNWTNGFLPPLFQGTVLRPSEPRILNLNPPPRLKGDLQAQNLDFLAAINRRHLERHPGEADLEARIASYELAARMQTSATEALDISQETEATQKMYGLDQDATREYGTRCLIARRLVERGVRFVQLFLGGQPWDNHSNLRDGLKGITARTDKPAAALVKDLKQRGMLDSTLVHWGGEIGRLPVTEGEGAGCGRDHNGQGFSIWMAGGGVKGGMTYGETDEVGHRAAVNVVTPNDYQATLLHLFGLDHQQLVYRHNGQEQVLTAKRPAKVVGDILKNGAPA; translated from the coding sequence ATGTTCGATCAATCGCTCCCCTCGCGTCGTCAGTTCCTGGCTCATAACGCCATGGGAGTCGGCTCCGTCGCACTGGCTTGGCTGCTCCAGCAGGAAAACCTCCTCGCCAAGCCCCCCATCGTTACCGAAAAAGAAGTCCACCGCGATCTGCTCCCGCGCTCCCCGCACTACGCCCCGCAGGCCCAGGCGATGATCTCCCTGTTCATGCACGGCGGCCCCGCCCACATGGACCTCACCGACCCGAAACCCGAACTGACGAAGCACGACGGCCAGGACTATACCGGCGAGGTGGCCTACAGCTTCGTCAATCGCGCCAGCAAGAAACTCCTCGGCAGCCCGTTCAAGTTCCAGAAACATGGCGAATGCGGCACCGAGCTGTCCGAGCTGCTCCCTCACCTGGGCGAGATCGTCGACGACATCTGTCTGATTCGCTCGATGCACACCGGCCATAACGGCCACGAAGTCTCCATCCGCTACTTCCACAGCGGCATCCCCGCCGTCCTCGGCCGCCCGACGCTCGGCGCCTGGCTGACCTATGCTCTCGGTTCCGAAACGCGCGACCTCCCGGCGTACATGGTCCTCGTCGATCCGGGCGGACACCCGGTCGACGGCACCCACAACTGGACCAACGGTTTTCTCCCGCCGCTCTTCCAGGGAACGGTTCTGCGTCCTTCGGAGCCGCGAATCCTGAACCTCAACCCGCCCCCCCGTCTTAAAGGGGACCTGCAGGCGCAGAACCTCGACTTCCTCGCCGCGATCAACCGGCGCCACCTCGAACGCCATCCGGGCGAAGCCGACCTCGAAGCCCGGATCGCCAGCTACGAGCTCGCCGCCCGGATGCAGACCTCCGCCACCGAGGCTCTCGATATCAGCCAGGAGACCGAAGCCACTCAAAAGATGTATGGTCTCGACCAGGACGCGACCCGCGAGTACGGCACGCGCTGCCTGATCGCCCGCCGGCTCGTCGAACGGGGCGTCCGCTTCGTCCAGCTCTTCCTCGGCGGCCAGCCCTGGGACAATCACAGCAACCTTCGCGACGGTCTCAAGGGAATTACCGCCCGGACCGACAAGCCCGCCGCCGCACTGGTCAAAGACCTCAAGCAGCGCGGCATGCTCGATTCGACCCTCGTCCACTGGGGCGGCGAAATCGGTCGCCTGCCGGTCACCGAAGGCGAAGGGGCCGGCTGCGGTCGCGATCACAACGGCCAGGGCTTCAGCATCTGGATGGCCGGCGGCGGTGTGAAAGGGGGCATGACCTACGGCGAAACCGACGAAGTCGGCCATCGCGCCGCGGTGAATGTCGTCACGCCGAACGACTACCAGGCGACGCTGCTGCACCTGTTCGGCCTCGACCACCAGCAGCTCGTCTACCGTCACAACGGCCAGGAACAGGTCCTGACCGCGAAGCGTCCGGCCAAGGTCGTCGGCGACATCCTGAAGAACGGCGCCCCAGCATAG
- the sugE gene encoding quaternary ammonium compound efflux SMR transporter SugE: MAWWYLILAGLLEVGWAIGLKSSHGFTRLWPSVATVVAMALSMLLLGLAVRTIPIGTGYVIWTGIGAVGAATLGMVLFGEPATAARLFCLGLILAGIIGLKIAT, encoded by the coding sequence ATGGCATGGTGGTATCTGATCCTCGCCGGGCTGCTCGAAGTCGGCTGGGCCATCGGGCTCAAGTCTTCCCACGGCTTCACCCGGCTCTGGCCCAGCGTGGCGACCGTGGTCGCGATGGCGCTCAGCATGCTCCTGCTCGGCCTCGCCGTGCGTACGATCCCCATCGGCACGGGCTACGTCATCTGGACCGGAATCGGCGCTGTCGGAGCCGCCACGCTGGGCATGGTCCTGTTCGGCGAACCGGCGACCGCGGCCCGGTTGTTCTGCCTGGGACTGATCCTGGCCGGCATCATCGGCCTGAAGATCGCAACCTGA